One Deinococcus radiotolerans DNA window includes the following coding sequences:
- a CDS encoding YncE family protein: MSNHFIRTLTLCSALFLSAPVFAQSVGDRVYTADQSSNTVSVIDPVALKLLGVISLGTQAPAALSPLYKGELLVHGLGFSPDGKTLAAVSIGSNSVTLIDTATNAVRGKVYLGRSPHEAFFTPDGRELWVAVRGENYVSVVDPVHFTETRRIPVPDGPGMVLFNPKAPYAYVPSSFTPELSVIDTRTYRVVARVPQASPFSPNLAVSPQGDQVWFTLKDSGKTQVMRARPPFDITATLDSGPVTNHVALADTPTGRFAYVTVGGLNVVKVYTRDAAPRLVATIPTGALPHGAWAAPDGKRVYVGLEAADQVQIIDTASNTVTGQVPTGQLPQALVYVPGAVRSGAGTAHLQPLDSTKATLTLTLTSGSAARATVSVNPLGLVDLVQIVATGLTPNTAYVLRLTGPTGQAQDLAALMTTAQGGVTAQTIGPVKQLLNAPQGAGQLSVVAKVGGATVLVQSK; the protein is encoded by the coding sequence ATGTCAAACCACTTCATCCGCACCCTGACTCTATGTTCTGCACTCTTCCTTTCGGCCCCCGTCTTCGCTCAGTCGGTGGGTGACCGGGTGTACACCGCTGACCAGAGTTCCAATACCGTCTCGGTCATTGACCCAGTCGCCCTCAAACTGTTGGGCGTCATTTCGCTGGGCACACAGGCGCCCGCCGCACTCTCACCACTGTACAAAGGGGAATTGCTGGTTCACGGCCTCGGCTTCTCACCCGACGGAAAGACCTTGGCTGCCGTCTCCATAGGCTCGAACTCAGTGACTTTGATTGATACCGCCACCAACGCGGTGCGCGGCAAGGTCTACCTGGGCCGCAGTCCCCACGAGGCGTTCTTCACCCCGGACGGACGTGAACTGTGGGTGGCCGTGCGTGGCGAGAACTACGTCTCCGTCGTCGATCCCGTGCATTTTACCGAAACGCGCCGTATTCCTGTTCCGGACGGCCCTGGCATGGTGCTGTTCAATCCGAAAGCGCCTTACGCCTATGTGCCTTCGAGTTTCACCCCGGAACTGAGTGTCATCGACACGCGCACGTACCGGGTCGTGGCGCGGGTCCCGCAGGCCAGCCCATTCAGCCCGAATCTGGCGGTCAGTCCGCAGGGCGATCAGGTCTGGTTCACCCTCAAAGACAGCGGCAAAACGCAGGTCATGCGGGCGCGCCCACCCTTCGACATCACGGCGACGCTGGACAGCGGCCCCGTCACCAACCATGTCGCCCTGGCCGATACACCCACGGGCCGCTTCGCCTATGTCACTGTGGGCGGCCTGAACGTCGTCAAGGTATATACGCGCGACGCTGCGCCCCGGCTGGTGGCGACCATTCCGACGGGGGCACTCCCCCATGGTGCCTGGGCCGCGCCGGACGGGAAACGGGTGTACGTAGGACTGGAAGCGGCAGACCAGGTCCAGATCATCGACACAGCCAGCAACACGGTGACTGGTCAGGTTCCCACCGGGCAGTTGCCACAGGCGCTGGTCTATGTGCCCGGCGCAGTGCGCTCAGGTGCGGGCACAGCTCACTTACAGCCCCTGGACAGCACGAAAGCCACACTGACCCTGACCTTGACTTCCGGGAGCGCAGCCCGGGCCACCGTCAGCGTCAATCCCCTGGGCCTGGTCGATCTGGTGCAGATCGTCGCGACAGGACTGACCCCGAATACGGCGTATGTGCTGCGCCTGACCGGGCCAACGGGGCAGGCGCAGGACCTCGCCGCCCTGATGACCACGGCCCAGGGCGGCGTGACCGCACAGACCATCGGGCCAGTCAAGCAGCTCCTGAATGCCCCGCAGGGTGCCGGTCAGCTGAGCGTGGTGGCCAAAGTAGGCGGGGCGACCGTGCTGGTGCAGAGCAAGTGA
- the copM gene encoding CopM family metallochaperone: MRRVALVLLLTGGAFAAGNTFQGLMDSAMMRMHAGMHAATPSGNPDRDFLTMMIPHHQGAVDAAKAELLYGKDPQVRRLAQEILTEQALEIDYMHRLLESRTAALQGQNQP; this comes from the coding sequence GTGAGGCGGGTCGCCCTTGTCCTGCTGCTCACCGGCGGCGCGTTCGCTGCGGGCAATACCTTCCAGGGTCTGATGGACTCGGCCATGATGCGGATGCACGCGGGTATGCACGCGGCGACGCCTTCCGGCAACCCGGACCGTGATTTCCTGACCATGATGATTCCGCATCACCAGGGGGCAGTGGACGCCGCAAAGGCCGAGCTCCTCTACGGGAAGGACCCGCAGGTGCGGCGACTGGCCCAGGAAATCCTGACGGAACAGGCGCTGGAGATCGACTACATGCACCGACTTCTGGAGTCCAGAACAGCGGCTCTGCAGGGGCAGAATCAGCCCTGA
- a CDS encoding DUF190 domain-containing protein has translation MSGAEPLCLLRCYTRAGDQLEGRPLADVVIETARALDLTLAFAQHGAGGFGRRGQVANPILLEMRPAQQPIIVQILGQLTQLDALLINLHTRGLPDRLCVLEPFAAFDVQG, from the coding sequence ATGAGTGGGGCTGAACCACTGTGTTTGCTGCGCTGTTATACGCGTGCCGGAGATCAGTTGGAAGGTCGGCCTCTGGCAGATGTCGTCATCGAGACCGCCCGTGCCCTTGACCTGACACTGGCGTTTGCCCAGCACGGAGCAGGCGGATTTGGACGGCGCGGTCAGGTCGCCAACCCCATCCTTCTGGAGATGCGCCCGGCCCAGCAGCCCATCATCGTTCAAATTCTCGGCCAACTGACTCAGTTGGACGCCCTGTTGATCAACCTGCACACCAGGGGTCTCCCTGACCGACTGTGCGTACTTGAACCCTTCGCGGCCTTCGATGTTCAGGGATAG
- a CDS encoding DUF190 domain-containing protein — MTWQDAELLRCYLGSTDKVGSETAYDWLVSTAQRAGLPGATVTHGSIGYGQDGQIHRNRAFQWAPDLPVVVECVASTTQLETFLAEVALTLPDLLITRQAVRRLMRRGEHR; from the coding sequence ATGACGTGGCAGGATGCAGAGTTGCTCCGCTGCTACTTGGGCAGCACCGACAAAGTGGGCAGCGAAACGGCTTACGATTGGCTGGTCTCTACAGCACAGCGGGCAGGCCTTCCTGGAGCCACCGTCACCCACGGGAGTATCGGCTATGGCCAGGATGGCCAGATTCACCGCAACCGCGCTTTTCAGTGGGCCCCTGACCTTCCTGTGGTTGTCGAATGCGTCGCCTCCACCACGCAGCTGGAAACGTTCCTGGCCGAGGTGGCCCTGACCTTGCCTGATCTCCTGATCACCCGCCAGGCGGTTCGTCGCCTGATGCGGCGCGGTGAACATCGATGA
- the crcB gene encoding fluoride efflux transporter CrcB: MPIWIGIALGGACGALARYGLNLVIQTRLGPTAWAAFPLGTLVINVLGCFLLGLVIALNARGLVSAEWRLAFGTGFVGAFTTFSTFTWESDLLLRSGESLRASLYIVGNLVLGYVAVLLGRWVAIRLEGGL; this comes from the coding sequence ATGCCCATCTGGATAGGAATTGCACTTGGCGGCGCCTGCGGTGCACTGGCGCGTTACGGTCTCAATCTGGTGATCCAGACCCGGCTCGGCCCTACGGCCTGGGCCGCGTTTCCGCTCGGGACGCTGGTGATCAATGTGCTGGGCTGTTTTCTCCTGGGGCTAGTGATTGCCCTGAACGCCCGGGGTCTGGTCAGTGCCGAGTGGCGTCTGGCTTTCGGAACCGGCTTCGTCGGGGCCTTCACGACCTTCAGCACGTTCACCTGGGAAAGTGATCTGCTCCTGCGCAGCGGCGAAAGTCTGCGCGCCTCGCTCTACATCGTCGGCAATCTGGTGTTGGGCTACGTGGCCGTCCTGCTCGGGCGCTGGGTGGCCATCCGGCTCGAAGGTGGATTATGA
- a CDS encoding recombinase family protein: MQLGYARVSKQQDQDTAAQLRALKDAEVERVFTEHASGGRWDRPELHKLLAQLRPGDIVVVWKLDRLSRSLKDVLHLMEKIETAGAGFRSLTEAIDTTTPAGRMMMQMVGAFAEFERAMIRERTRAGLEQARREGRVGGRKRKLTSTQEQEIRDAVNSGRHTAAQCARLFKVHPSTILRLLRRAA, from the coding sequence ATGCAGCTTGGGTACGCTCGCGTCAGCAAACAGCAGGATCAGGACACCGCCGCCCAACTCCGCGCCCTGAAAGATGCCGAAGTCGAGCGCGTATTCACCGAACACGCGTCCGGGGGCCGCTGGGATCGACCTGAATTACACAAGTTGCTCGCCCAGCTCCGGCCAGGCGATATCGTCGTCGTCTGGAAGCTGGATCGGCTCAGCCGCAGCCTGAAGGATGTCCTGCACCTGATGGAGAAGATCGAAACTGCTGGTGCAGGCTTTCGCAGTCTCACCGAAGCCATTGACACCACGACACCAGCAGGCCGGATGATGATGCAGATGGTCGGGGCGTTCGCCGAGTTCGAGCGGGCCATGATCCGCGAGCGCACCAGGGCCGGACTGGAGCAGGCCCGGCGGGAAGGCCGGGTGGGCGGCCGCAAACGCAAGCTCACCTCCACACAAGAGCAGGAAATCCGTGACGCGGTGAACTCTGGGCGGCACACTGCGGCGCAGTGTGCGCGGCTCTTCAAGGTGCATCCCAGTACCATTCTCCGTCTCCTGCGCCGCGCCGCCTGA